The following are encoded in a window of Hemiscyllium ocellatum isolate sHemOce1 chromosome 35, sHemOce1.pat.X.cur, whole genome shotgun sequence genomic DNA:
- the LOC132832866 gene encoding zinc finger protein 721-like: protein MHKVHLLYSHMEEKLFECEMCDQDFSQSSNFQTHQSMHTEEKAFTCELCNKSFSQSSNLRVHQRIHTGEKPFTCKVCNKSFAHSSTLRKHQRIHTGEKPFTCEVCDKTFSRPSTLHEHQRIHTGEKPFTCKVCDKSFSYLMNLRVHQRIHTGEKPFTCEVCDKAFTQLSHLQAHQTIHTGEKPFKCEVCDKAFPTSTRLLMHQRIHTGEKPYRCEVCEMSFTLCSELLMHQRIHTGEKPFKCEVCGKSFSQSSNLHAHQRIHTGEKPFTCEVCNKSFSHLMNLRVHQRIHTGEKPFTCNVCAKSFRQLSSLLRHQTVHTGEKPFRCEICAKGFAASTTLLRHQRIHTGEKPFRCEVCDKAFTQSSGLLTHQKIHTGENPFKCEFCDRAFTKPSALVQHQRIHTGEKPFTCEVCDKSFSQSSNLRVHKCIQKNENLFTCKVCNKSFSQSWTLRVHLRIHTGEKPFTCAVCNKSFSQPSTLRDHQRIHTGEKPFTCEVCDKAFRQSSNLREHQRIHTGEKPFKCEMCNKSFSWLTNLRAHQRIHTGEEAVKCEVCDKVFTQLRSLLLHQTTHTGEKPFKCEACNKGFATSSTLLIHQRIHTGEKPFKCEFCEMAFNQTSDLLRHQLIHTGEKPYKCDVCNRTFTQSSTLGRHKRIHTGEKPFKCEMCNKLFSDSSHLHRHRRTHTGEKPFTCQVCNKSFLRSSNLRAHQCIHTGEMPFKCKVCGKGFAESSALLKHWHIHTGEKPFTCEVCDKSFSQLGNLCVHKYIHKVENL from the exons ATGCACAAGGTGCATCTGCTCTACAGCCACATGGAAGAGAAGCTATTTGAATGTGAGATGTGTGACCAAGATTTTTCACAGTCCTCAAATTTCCAAACACACCAAAGCATGCATACAGAGGAGAAGGCATTCACTTGCGAACTGTGTAACAAATCCTTCTCACAGTCATCAAACCTCCGTGTACACCAACGTATCCACACAGGAGAGAAGCCATTCACATGCAAAGTATGCAATAAGTCATTTGCACATTCATCAACACTCCGTAAACATCAAcgtattcacacaggggagaaaccattcacatgtgaggtgtgtgacaaaACGTTTTCGCGACCATCAACTCTTCACGAacaccaacgcattcacacaggagagaaaccattcacatgCAAGGTGTGCGACAAATCATTCTCATACTTAATGAACCTCCGGGttcaccaacgcattcacacaggagagaaaccaTTCACCTGTGAGGTGTGTGACAAAGCTTTCACACAGTTATCACACCTCCAGGCCCATCAGACAATCCACACAGGAGAAAAACCCTTCAAATGTGAGGTTTGTGATAAAGCTTTCCCAACATCTACCAGGCTTCTGATGCACCAGAGGATTCATACAGGAGAGAAACCGTATAGGTGTGAAGTGTGTGAGATGTCTTTCACGCTATGCTCCGAGCTCCTGATGCACCAAAggattcacactggggagaaaccctTCAAATGTGAGGTTTGTGGGAAATCTTTCTCACAGTCATCGAATCTTCATGCACATCAACGTATTCACacgggggagaaaccattcacatgtgAGGTGTGCAATAAATCCTTCTCACACTTAATGAATCTTCGTGTACATCaacgcattcacacaggggagaaaccattcacgtgCAATGTGTGTGCTAAATCCTTCAGACAATTGTCAAGCCTCCTTAGACATCAGACagttcacacaggggagaaacccttCAGATGTGAGATTTGTGCCAAAGGTTTTGCGGCCTCTACAACCCTTCTAAGACACCAGaggattcacacaggggagaaacccttCAGGTGTGAGGTTTGTGATAAAGCTTTCACTCAATCCTCTGGTCTCCTGACACACCAGAagattcacactggagagaatccCTTTAAGTGTGAG TTCTGTGACCGAGCTTTCACAAAGCCTTCAGCACTTGTTCAACACCAAcgtattcacacaggggagaaaccattcacgtgtgaggtgtgtgacaaatccTTTTCACAATCATCAAATCTCCGTGTGCACAAGTGCATTCAGAAAAATGAGAATCTATTCACCTGTAAGGTGTGCAACAAATCATTCTCGCAGTCATGGACTCTCCGTGTGCACCTGCgaatccacacgggggagaaacCTTTCACATGTGCGGTGTGCAACAAATCATTCTCACAGCCATCGACCCTCCGTGACCACCAACGTATTCACACGGGAGAAAAACCATTCACATGCGAAGTCTGTGACAAAGCATTCAGGCAGTCATCGAACCTTCGCGAACACCAAcgtattcacactggggagaaaccattcaagtgTGAGATGTGCAATAAATCCTTCTCATGGTTAACAAACCTCCGTGCacaccaacgcattcacacaggggaggAAGCAGTCAAGTGTGAGGTATGTGACAAAGTCTTCACACAGTTAAGGAGTCTCCTGCTACATCAGACaacccacacaggggagaaacccttCAAGTGTGAGGCTTGTAATAAAGGTTTTGCAACATCCTCAACTCTCCTGATACACCAGaggattcacacaggggagaaacccttCAAATGTGAATTTTGTGAGATGGCTTTCAACCAAACCTCTGATCTCTTGAGACACCAGttgattcacacaggggagaaaccctaTAAATGTGACGTGTGCAATCGAACTTTCACACAGTCATCGACACTTGGTAGACACAAAcgcattcacactggggagaagccgttcAAGTGTGAGATGTGTAACAAATTATTCTCAGATTCATCGCACCTCCACAGACACCGACGgactcacactggagagaagcctTTCACGTGTCAAGTGTGTAACAAATCATTCTTGAGATCATCAAACCTCCGTGCCCACCAATGCATTCACACTGGGGAAATGCCATTCAAGTGTAAGGTGTGTGGCAAGGGCTTTGCAGAATCATCAGCCCTGCTGAAACATTGGCacatccacacaggggagaaaccattcacgtgtgaggtgtgtgacaaatcattctcacagcTAGGAAACCTCTGTGTGCACAAATACATTCACAAAGTTGAGAATCTCTAA